Proteins encoded together in one Juglans regia cultivar Chandler chromosome 9, Walnut 2.0, whole genome shotgun sequence window:
- the LOC108984403 gene encoding lysine-specific demethylase 5B-B isoform X2 → MGKGRPRAVEKGVLGHNCSVPSFGSLNIPSGPVYYPTQDEFRDPLEYIYKIRPEAEPYGICKIVPPESWKPPFALNCDSFTFPTKTQAIHQLQARPAASDSKTFELEYNRFLEDHSGKKLRKKVVFEGEELDLCKLFNAAKRYGGYNKVVKEKKWGEVSRFVRSTRKISECAKHVLSQLYREHLYDYEKYYNRLNQKAGGGYKRALHDEGMSEQEAESLGSKKRRRNNGGDKVKVCKVKEEEHDQICEQCRSGLHGEVMLLCDRCNKGWHIYCLSPPLKQVPPGNWYCLECLNSDKDCFGFVPGKQYTLEAFRRVADRAKKRWFGSGPASLVQIEKKFWEIVEGMVGEVEVIYGSDLDTSIYGSGFPRANDQRPQIVETKLWDEYCDSPWNINNLPKLSGSMLQAVHQNITGVMVPWLYIGMLFSAFCWHFEDHCFYSMNYLHWGEPKCWYSVPGSEANAFEKVMRKSLPDLFDAQPDLLFQLVTMLNPSVLQENGVPVYSILQEPGNFVITFPRSYHGGFNLGLNCAEAVNFAPADWLPYGRIGADLYKQYRKAAVLSHEELLCVVAENDCNSRVAPYLKRELLKIHANEKSWRERLWKNGIIRSSPMSPRKCPEYVGTEEDPTCIICKQYLYLSAVVCRCRPSAFVCLEHWERLCECKSSKLRLLYRHTLVELYGLVLTVDKHCCEETTQSRNMRRQISSSSEQNALTKKVKGGHVTLDQLAAQWLLRASKISQNSFSSEAYVAVLKEAEQFLWAGSEMDFVRDTAKNLVEARKWAEGIRDCLSKVENWSCHSGGDLDKVHFEYVNELLSFNPVPCNEPGHLKLKEYAEEARLLVQEIDHALSTCSKISELEFFYSRACGLPIYVKESEKLSLKISSVKVLIESIRKCISEKHPAAIELDILYKLKSEILDLQVQVPEIGMLLDLLRQAELCRDQCGEMLKGPINLKNLELLLQELNGCTVNIPELKLLTQYHIDAVSWISRFNDVCLNINEREDHHNVVDELSSILKDGASLRIQVDELPLVEVELKKARCRERALKACCTKMPLDFIQQLMVEAAVIQIEKERLFVDMNGVLAAAMHWEERAKDILAHAALMREFEDVMMASEEIYAILPSLNDVKDAVLIAKSWLKKSEPFLMVATSAASASSSLFEVEALKELVSQSKLLKISLEESRVLETVLKNCKEWGHDARSVLQDAMCIFDLSDIGDGMGKCLILKIESVVSKIESVLKSGSSLHFEFCEIPELQGAHSTLQWCKKVLSFCSGAPAFEDVESLMKVSEQLPHKCASGPLCSSLIDGVKWLKKALKAIAAPQNFKRCKLSDAEEVLADSQHVKVSFPVMVGQLQNSIQKHKLWQEQVLQFFNRKSEDRSWCLILELKELGNSVAFSCTELDLVLSKVEKIEKWMKRCMFVVGTSIGDEKSLLDALWKIKKDLDRSLYIYETSRACKARNLCICCSSDAEDLVLLTCSICKDCYHLRCLGPMATDSNLAEVYRCPYCQFLQGGSICQNKGGLLKFGGKRPELQMLVELLHDAEDFFVWIEERDALKQLVDQALACRSCLTELVDFALASCDKDLSIVSEKLTIAMKAIEVAGLYDQLGNRNLDLALARFSWSFKVNILLQSLHKPTIQQIQQHLKEGLAMNIPPEDQYRQRLTEVKCIGLQWAEHAKKVAADSGDLSLDKVFELIAEGESLPVCVEKEIKLLRARSMLYCICRKPYDQRAMIACDVCDEWYHFDCIKLHSAPKVYICPACKPQRGDLSALQSVDHDSSIRAKLAVPKTPFPEKTGSIKKSRKADSSPRQKILPITDQNNSLRIGNEHLWWRTRKPFRRASKKRAELSSLCPFFHIQK, encoded by the exons ATGGGGAAAGGGAGACCTAGGGCTGTGGAGAAGGGGGTGCTAGGGCATAATTGTAGTGTTCCATCTTTTGGTTCATTGAATATACCATCTGGGCCCGTGTATTACCCAACTCAGGATGAATTTAGAGACCCTTTggagtatatatataagatcaggCCAGAGGCTGAGCCTTATGGGATTTGTAAGATAGTTCCACCAGAGAGTTGGAAGCCCCCGTTTGCATTGAATTGTGATTCATTTACCTTTCCCACAAAAACCCAAGCCATTCACCAGTTGCAGGCGCGGCCGGCTGCAAGTGATTCCAAGACATTTGAGTTGGAGTACAATAGGTTTTTAGAGGATCATAGCGGGAAAAAGTTGAGGAAGAAGGTGGTTTTCGAGGGGGAGGAGTTGGATTTGTGTAAATTGTTTAATGCAGCGAAGCGGTATGGTGGGTACAATAAGGTTGTGAAGGAGAAGAAATGGGGGGAGGTTTCGCGATTTGTGAGGTCAACTAGGAAGATTTCAGAGTGTGCGAAGCACGTATTGAGTCAGTTGTATCGAGAGCATTTATatgattatgaaaaatattacaatcgGTTGAATCAGAAGGCAGGTGGTGGTTATAAGAGAGCATTGCATGATGAGGGGATGAGTGAGCAGGAGGCTGAATCGTTGGGCTCGAAAAAAAGACGGAGGAATAATGGTGGTGATAAGGTAAAGGTTTGTAAGGTCAAGGAGGAGGAGCATGATCAGATTTGTGAACAATGCAGAAGTGGTTTGCATGGGGAAGTTATGCTTCTGTGTGATAGGTGTAATAAGGGGTGGCATATATACTGTCTTTCCCCACCTTTAAAGCAGGTTCCACCAGGGAATTGGTATTGCTTGGAGTGCTTGAATTCTGACAAGGATTGCTTTGGTTTTGTGCCTGGAAAACAATACACATTGGAAGCTTTTAGGCGTGTGGCTGATCGTGCTAAGAAGAGATGGTTTGGGTCAGGACCTGCTTCGCTGGTGCAAATCGAGAAAAAGTTCTGGGAAATTGTGGAGGGGATGGTGGGCGAGGTTGAAGTTATCTATGGCAGTGACTTAGATACTTCTATATATGGGAGTGGCTTTCCACGTGCAAATGACCAGAGACCACAAATAGTTGAAACTAAGCTTTGGGATGAATACTGTGATAGTCCGTGGAATATTAATAACTTGCCCAAGTTGAGTGGATCAATGCTTCAAGCTGTTCATCAAAACATTACTGGTGTTATGGTGCCCTGGCTGTATATTGGGATGCTATTCTCAGCTTTTTGTTGGCATTTTGAAGATCACTGTTTTTACTCGATGAATTATCTACACTG GGGAGAGCCAAAATGTTGGTACAGCGTTCCTGGTAGTGAAGCCAATGCTTTTGAGAAG GTCATGCGGAAGAGTCTTCCTGATCTTTTTGATGCACAACCAGATCTACTCTTCCAGCTTGTCACCATGTTGAATCCATCTGTCTTGCAAGAAAATGGAGTTCCTGTCTACAGCATACTGCAG GAGCCTGGTAATTTTGTCATCACCTTCCCTAGATCATACCATGGAGGTTTCAATCTTG GTTTAAATTGTGCGGAGGCAGTCAATTTTGCTCCTGCTGACTGGCTGCCTTATGGTCGTATTGGAGCAGATCTGTATAAGCAGTATCGCAAAGCTGCTGTTTTGTCACATGAGGAACTTCTTTGTGTCGTAGCAGAG AATGATTGCAACAGTAGAGTAGCACCTTATCTGAAGAGAGAATTGCTTAAAATACATGCTAATGAGAAAAGTTGGAGAGAGCGACTGTGGAAAAATGGAATTATAAGATCATCTCCCATGTCGCCTCGGAAATGCCCTGAATATGTGGGTACTGAAGAG GATCCGACATGCATTATATGCAAGCAGTATCTCTATCTTTCTGCTGTTGTTTGCCGCTGTAGGCCATCTGCCTTTGTGTGTCTCGAG CACTGGGAACGCCTTTGTGAATGCAAATCTAGTAAACTGCGTCTTCTTTATCGTCATACACTTGTCGAATTGTATGGCCTTGTGCTTACAGTTGATAAACATTGTTGTGAAGAGACTACACAAAGTAGGAATATGCGAAGGCAAATATCAAGTTCCAGTGAACAAAATGCTTTGACAAAAAAG GTGAAAGGTGGCCATGTTACTCTGGATCAGCTTGCAGCCCAATGGCTTTTGCGAGCATCAAAGATTTCTCAGAATTCATTTTCAAGTGAAGCCTATGTTGCTGTGTTGAAGGAAGCTGAACAGTTTCTTTGGGCTGGTTCTGAAATGGATTTT GTCCGGGACACTGCAAAGAATCTGGTTGAAGCGCGGAAGTGGGCAGAAGGCATAAGAGATTGTCTATCTAAAGTTGAAAACTGGTCATGTCATTCTGGTGGTGATCTAGATAAAGTTCACTTTGAATATGTTAATGAGTTGCTGAGTTTCAATCCTGTTCCCTGTAATGAGCCTGGGCATCTCAAGTTGAAG GAATATGCAGAAGAGGCAAGGCTGTTGGTTCAGGAAATTGATCACGCTCTATCAACATGCTCAAAA ATTTCCGAGTTGGAATTTTTTTACTCCAGAGCTTGTGGCCTACCAATATATGTGAAAGAGAGTGAGAAGTTATCCCTGAAAATTTCTTCAGTAAAG GTCTTGATAGAAAGCATAAGAAAATGCATCTCTGAGAAACATCCTGCAGCAATCGAGCTTGATATCCTTTACAAGTTAAAGTCAGAG ATTTTGGACCTTCAAGTTCAAGTCCCAGAGATAGGAATGCTTTTGGATCTATTAAGGCAAGCTGAGTTATGTCGTGATCAGTGTGGCGAGATGTTGAAAGGTCCTATTAATCTAAAG aATCTCGAATTGCTTCTTCAAGAGTTGAATGGTTGTACTGTTAACATACCAGAGCTGAAGCTTTTGACACAATACCACATTGATGCTGTTTCGTGGATCTCCCGTTTTAATGATGTTTGCTTGAACATTAATGAACGGGAGGATCATCACAATGTAGTTGATGAGTTAAGTAGCATTCTCAAAGATGGGGCGTCTTTAAGAATCCAAG TTGATGAATTGCCTCTAGTCGAGGTTGAGTTAAAGAAGGCCCGTTGCAGGGAAAGGGCTCTTAAG GCATGCTGTACAAAAATGCCTCTGGACTTCATTCAGCAACTGATGGTGGAGGCTGCAGT gattcagattgagaaagagagattaTTTGTTGATATGAATGGAGTACTTGCTGCTGCCATGCATTGGGAGGAAAGAGCGAAAGATATTCTTGCCCATGCAGCTCTAATGCGTGAATTTGAAGATGTCATGAT GGCTTCGGAAGAAATATATGCAATTCTACCTTCTCTTAATGATGTCAAAGATGCAGTATTAATAGCCAAGTCCTGGTTAAAGAAGTCAGAGCCCTTTTTAATGGTTGCTACGTCTGCTGCTTCTGCCTCAAGTTCTTTGTTTGAAGTTGAGGCCTTGAAG GAGTTGGTTTCTCAGTCAAAGCTTTTGAAGATTTCTTTGGAAGAAAGCAGGGTGCTAGAAACGGTTTTGAAGAATTGCAAGGAGTGGGGGCACGATGCACGTTCTGTTCTGCAAGATGCTATGTGCATATTCGATTTGAGTGATATAGGCGATGGAATGGGCAAATGccttattttgaaaatagaatCTGTAGTTTCTAAAATTGAATCTGTCTTAAAAAGTGGATCATCtcttcattttgaattttgtgaGATTCCTGAACTTCAAGGTGCACATTCTACCCTGCAATGGTGCAAGAAGGTGCTTTCTTTCTGCTCTGGTGCTCCTGCTTTTGAG GATGTTGAGAGCTTGATGAAGGTTTCAGAGCAACTTCCCCATAAATGTGCCTCTGGTCCCTTGTGTAGTTCGTTGATCGATGGGGTTAAATGGCTAAAGAAAGCCTTAAAGGCCATTGCTGCGccacaaaatttcaaaagatgCAAGCTGAGTGATGCTGAAGAAGTTCTTGCGGACTCTCag CATGTTAAAGTCTCCTTTCCGGTGATGGTTGGTCAACTTCAAAATTCTATTCAGAAACACAA GCTGTGGCAAGAACAGGTGCTTCAGTTTTTCAATCGTAAGTCTGAGGATCGATCTTGGTGTTTAATATTAGAGCTCAAG GAGCTTGGAAATTCTGTTGCTTTCAGTTGCACCGAACTTGATTTGGTCTTATCTAAAGTTGAAAAGATTGAGAAGTGGATGAAACGCTGCATGTTTGTTGTAGGGACTTCAATTGGAGATGAGAAATCTCTGCTTGATGCTTTATGGAAG ATTAAAAAGGATCTAGATAGATCTTTGTACATATATGAAACATCACGTGCCTGCAAAGCAAGAAATTTATGTATCTGCTGCTCCAGTGATGCCGAGGATCTGGTGCTTCTTACTTGTTCAATATGCAAGGACTG CTATCATCTGCGGTGCCTAGGACCAATGGCAACAGATTCAAATCTTGCAGAAGTGTATAGATGCCCCTATTGCCAATTTTTGCAGGGTGGATCAATTTGTCAAAATAAAGGCGGCCTTCTG AAATTTGGAGGGAAGCGTCCTGAATTACAAATGCTCGTTGAACTTCTACATGATGCTGAAGATTTCTTTGTATG GATTGAGGAAAGGGATGCATTGAAGCAACTTGTGGATCAAGCCCTGGCATGCAGATCTTGCTTGACAGAATTAGTTGATTTTGCTTTGGCTTCTTGTGATAAAGATCTCAGCATTGTCTCTGAAAAACTAACTATTGCCATGAAG GCCATTGAAGTTGCGGGTCTCTATGATCAGCTGGGTAATCGCAACCTTGATCTAGCATTAGCAAGATTCTCATGGAGCTTTAAAGTCAACATACTATTACAGAGTTTGCATAAGCCCACAATCCAACAGATTCAGCAGCATTTGAAAGAG GGTCTGGCTATGAACATTCCACCTGAAGATCAGTATAGGCAAAGACTGACCGAAGTGAAGTGCATTGGCTTACAGTGGGCAGAACATGCCAAGAAG GTTGCGGCAGATTCTGGGGATCTCAGCTTAGATAAAGTTTTCGAACTTATTGCGGAAGGTGAAAGTTTGCCTGTTTGTGTGGAGAAGGAGATTAAG TTACTAAGAGCTCGAAGTATGCTTTATTGCATTTGTCGAAAGCCTTATGATCAGAGAGCAATGATTGCTTGTGATGTCTGTGATGAGTGGTACCATTTTGATTGCATTAAATTACATTCCGCACCAAAGGTCTACATTTGTCCTGCATGTAAGCCTCAGAGAGGAGACTTGTCCGCATTACAATCGGTGGACCATGATAG TTCAATCCGTGCCAAATTGGCTGTGCCTAAGACACCTTTTCCGGAAAAAACAGGTTCGATAAAGAAGTCGAGAAAAGCTGATTCTAGCCCAAGGCAAAAGATCCTTCCAATTACAGATCAAAACAACAGTTTGAGGATTGGGAATGAACATTTATGGTGGAGAACTCGGAAGCCTTTCAGAAGAGCATCTAAAAAACGTGCTGAGCTTAGTAGTCTTTGTCCatttttccatattcaaaaATAG
- the LOC108984403 gene encoding lysine-specific demethylase 5B-B isoform X1: MGKGRPRAVEKGVLGHNCSVPSFGSLNIPSGPVYYPTQDEFRDPLEYIYKIRPEAEPYGICKIVPPESWKPPFALNCDSFTFPTKTQAIHQLQARPAASDSKTFELEYNRFLEDHSGKKLRKKVVFEGEELDLCKLFNAAKRYGGYNKVVKEKKWGEVSRFVRSTRKISECAKHVLSQLYREHLYDYEKYYNRLNQKAGGGYKRALHDEGMSEQEAESLGSKKRRRNNGGDKVKVCKVKEEEHDQICEQCRSGLHGEVMLLCDRCNKGWHIYCLSPPLKQVPPGNWYCLECLNSDKDCFGFVPGKQYTLEAFRRVADRAKKRWFGSGPASLVQIEKKFWEIVEGMVGEVEVIYGSDLDTSIYGSGFPRANDQRPQIVETKLWDEYCDSPWNINNLPKLSGSMLQAVHQNITGVMVPWLYIGMLFSAFCWHFEDHCFYSMNYLHWGEPKCWYSVPGSEANAFEKVMRKSLPDLFDAQPDLLFQLVTMLNPSVLQENGVPVYSILQEPGNFVITFPRSYHGGFNLGLNCAEAVNFAPADWLPYGRIGADLYKQYRKAAVLSHEELLCVVAEQNDCNSRVAPYLKRELLKIHANEKSWRERLWKNGIIRSSPMSPRKCPEYVGTEEDPTCIICKQYLYLSAVVCRCRPSAFVCLEHWERLCECKSSKLRLLYRHTLVELYGLVLTVDKHCCEETTQSRNMRRQISSSSEQNALTKKVKGGHVTLDQLAAQWLLRASKISQNSFSSEAYVAVLKEAEQFLWAGSEMDFVRDTAKNLVEARKWAEGIRDCLSKVENWSCHSGGDLDKVHFEYVNELLSFNPVPCNEPGHLKLKEYAEEARLLVQEIDHALSTCSKISELEFFYSRACGLPIYVKESEKLSLKISSVKVLIESIRKCISEKHPAAIELDILYKLKSEILDLQVQVPEIGMLLDLLRQAELCRDQCGEMLKGPINLKNLELLLQELNGCTVNIPELKLLTQYHIDAVSWISRFNDVCLNINEREDHHNVVDELSSILKDGASLRIQVDELPLVEVELKKARCRERALKACCTKMPLDFIQQLMVEAAVIQIEKERLFVDMNGVLAAAMHWEERAKDILAHAALMREFEDVMMASEEIYAILPSLNDVKDAVLIAKSWLKKSEPFLMVATSAASASSSLFEVEALKELVSQSKLLKISLEESRVLETVLKNCKEWGHDARSVLQDAMCIFDLSDIGDGMGKCLILKIESVVSKIESVLKSGSSLHFEFCEIPELQGAHSTLQWCKKVLSFCSGAPAFEDVESLMKVSEQLPHKCASGPLCSSLIDGVKWLKKALKAIAAPQNFKRCKLSDAEEVLADSQHVKVSFPVMVGQLQNSIQKHKLWQEQVLQFFNRKSEDRSWCLILELKELGNSVAFSCTELDLVLSKVEKIEKWMKRCMFVVGTSIGDEKSLLDALWKIKKDLDRSLYIYETSRACKARNLCICCSSDAEDLVLLTCSICKDCYHLRCLGPMATDSNLAEVYRCPYCQFLQGGSICQNKGGLLKFGGKRPELQMLVELLHDAEDFFVWIEERDALKQLVDQALACRSCLTELVDFALASCDKDLSIVSEKLTIAMKAIEVAGLYDQLGNRNLDLALARFSWSFKVNILLQSLHKPTIQQIQQHLKEGLAMNIPPEDQYRQRLTEVKCIGLQWAEHAKKVAADSGDLSLDKVFELIAEGESLPVCVEKEIKLLRARSMLYCICRKPYDQRAMIACDVCDEWYHFDCIKLHSAPKVYICPACKPQRGDLSALQSVDHDSSIRAKLAVPKTPFPEKTGSIKKSRKADSSPRQKILPITDQNNSLRIGNEHLWWRTRKPFRRASKKRAELSSLCPFFHIQK, translated from the exons ATGGGGAAAGGGAGACCTAGGGCTGTGGAGAAGGGGGTGCTAGGGCATAATTGTAGTGTTCCATCTTTTGGTTCATTGAATATACCATCTGGGCCCGTGTATTACCCAACTCAGGATGAATTTAGAGACCCTTTggagtatatatataagatcaggCCAGAGGCTGAGCCTTATGGGATTTGTAAGATAGTTCCACCAGAGAGTTGGAAGCCCCCGTTTGCATTGAATTGTGATTCATTTACCTTTCCCACAAAAACCCAAGCCATTCACCAGTTGCAGGCGCGGCCGGCTGCAAGTGATTCCAAGACATTTGAGTTGGAGTACAATAGGTTTTTAGAGGATCATAGCGGGAAAAAGTTGAGGAAGAAGGTGGTTTTCGAGGGGGAGGAGTTGGATTTGTGTAAATTGTTTAATGCAGCGAAGCGGTATGGTGGGTACAATAAGGTTGTGAAGGAGAAGAAATGGGGGGAGGTTTCGCGATTTGTGAGGTCAACTAGGAAGATTTCAGAGTGTGCGAAGCACGTATTGAGTCAGTTGTATCGAGAGCATTTATatgattatgaaaaatattacaatcgGTTGAATCAGAAGGCAGGTGGTGGTTATAAGAGAGCATTGCATGATGAGGGGATGAGTGAGCAGGAGGCTGAATCGTTGGGCTCGAAAAAAAGACGGAGGAATAATGGTGGTGATAAGGTAAAGGTTTGTAAGGTCAAGGAGGAGGAGCATGATCAGATTTGTGAACAATGCAGAAGTGGTTTGCATGGGGAAGTTATGCTTCTGTGTGATAGGTGTAATAAGGGGTGGCATATATACTGTCTTTCCCCACCTTTAAAGCAGGTTCCACCAGGGAATTGGTATTGCTTGGAGTGCTTGAATTCTGACAAGGATTGCTTTGGTTTTGTGCCTGGAAAACAATACACATTGGAAGCTTTTAGGCGTGTGGCTGATCGTGCTAAGAAGAGATGGTTTGGGTCAGGACCTGCTTCGCTGGTGCAAATCGAGAAAAAGTTCTGGGAAATTGTGGAGGGGATGGTGGGCGAGGTTGAAGTTATCTATGGCAGTGACTTAGATACTTCTATATATGGGAGTGGCTTTCCACGTGCAAATGACCAGAGACCACAAATAGTTGAAACTAAGCTTTGGGATGAATACTGTGATAGTCCGTGGAATATTAATAACTTGCCCAAGTTGAGTGGATCAATGCTTCAAGCTGTTCATCAAAACATTACTGGTGTTATGGTGCCCTGGCTGTATATTGGGATGCTATTCTCAGCTTTTTGTTGGCATTTTGAAGATCACTGTTTTTACTCGATGAATTATCTACACTG GGGAGAGCCAAAATGTTGGTACAGCGTTCCTGGTAGTGAAGCCAATGCTTTTGAGAAG GTCATGCGGAAGAGTCTTCCTGATCTTTTTGATGCACAACCAGATCTACTCTTCCAGCTTGTCACCATGTTGAATCCATCTGTCTTGCAAGAAAATGGAGTTCCTGTCTACAGCATACTGCAG GAGCCTGGTAATTTTGTCATCACCTTCCCTAGATCATACCATGGAGGTTTCAATCTTG GTTTAAATTGTGCGGAGGCAGTCAATTTTGCTCCTGCTGACTGGCTGCCTTATGGTCGTATTGGAGCAGATCTGTATAAGCAGTATCGCAAAGCTGCTGTTTTGTCACATGAGGAACTTCTTTGTGTCGTAGCAGAG cAGAATGATTGCAACAGTAGAGTAGCACCTTATCTGAAGAGAGAATTGCTTAAAATACATGCTAATGAGAAAAGTTGGAGAGAGCGACTGTGGAAAAATGGAATTATAAGATCATCTCCCATGTCGCCTCGGAAATGCCCTGAATATGTGGGTACTGAAGAG GATCCGACATGCATTATATGCAAGCAGTATCTCTATCTTTCTGCTGTTGTTTGCCGCTGTAGGCCATCTGCCTTTGTGTGTCTCGAG CACTGGGAACGCCTTTGTGAATGCAAATCTAGTAAACTGCGTCTTCTTTATCGTCATACACTTGTCGAATTGTATGGCCTTGTGCTTACAGTTGATAAACATTGTTGTGAAGAGACTACACAAAGTAGGAATATGCGAAGGCAAATATCAAGTTCCAGTGAACAAAATGCTTTGACAAAAAAG GTGAAAGGTGGCCATGTTACTCTGGATCAGCTTGCAGCCCAATGGCTTTTGCGAGCATCAAAGATTTCTCAGAATTCATTTTCAAGTGAAGCCTATGTTGCTGTGTTGAAGGAAGCTGAACAGTTTCTTTGGGCTGGTTCTGAAATGGATTTT GTCCGGGACACTGCAAAGAATCTGGTTGAAGCGCGGAAGTGGGCAGAAGGCATAAGAGATTGTCTATCTAAAGTTGAAAACTGGTCATGTCATTCTGGTGGTGATCTAGATAAAGTTCACTTTGAATATGTTAATGAGTTGCTGAGTTTCAATCCTGTTCCCTGTAATGAGCCTGGGCATCTCAAGTTGAAG GAATATGCAGAAGAGGCAAGGCTGTTGGTTCAGGAAATTGATCACGCTCTATCAACATGCTCAAAA ATTTCCGAGTTGGAATTTTTTTACTCCAGAGCTTGTGGCCTACCAATATATGTGAAAGAGAGTGAGAAGTTATCCCTGAAAATTTCTTCAGTAAAG GTCTTGATAGAAAGCATAAGAAAATGCATCTCTGAGAAACATCCTGCAGCAATCGAGCTTGATATCCTTTACAAGTTAAAGTCAGAG ATTTTGGACCTTCAAGTTCAAGTCCCAGAGATAGGAATGCTTTTGGATCTATTAAGGCAAGCTGAGTTATGTCGTGATCAGTGTGGCGAGATGTTGAAAGGTCCTATTAATCTAAAG aATCTCGAATTGCTTCTTCAAGAGTTGAATGGTTGTACTGTTAACATACCAGAGCTGAAGCTTTTGACACAATACCACATTGATGCTGTTTCGTGGATCTCCCGTTTTAATGATGTTTGCTTGAACATTAATGAACGGGAGGATCATCACAATGTAGTTGATGAGTTAAGTAGCATTCTCAAAGATGGGGCGTCTTTAAGAATCCAAG TTGATGAATTGCCTCTAGTCGAGGTTGAGTTAAAGAAGGCCCGTTGCAGGGAAAGGGCTCTTAAG GCATGCTGTACAAAAATGCCTCTGGACTTCATTCAGCAACTGATGGTGGAGGCTGCAGT gattcagattgagaaagagagattaTTTGTTGATATGAATGGAGTACTTGCTGCTGCCATGCATTGGGAGGAAAGAGCGAAAGATATTCTTGCCCATGCAGCTCTAATGCGTGAATTTGAAGATGTCATGAT GGCTTCGGAAGAAATATATGCAATTCTACCTTCTCTTAATGATGTCAAAGATGCAGTATTAATAGCCAAGTCCTGGTTAAAGAAGTCAGAGCCCTTTTTAATGGTTGCTACGTCTGCTGCTTCTGCCTCAAGTTCTTTGTTTGAAGTTGAGGCCTTGAAG GAGTTGGTTTCTCAGTCAAAGCTTTTGAAGATTTCTTTGGAAGAAAGCAGGGTGCTAGAAACGGTTTTGAAGAATTGCAAGGAGTGGGGGCACGATGCACGTTCTGTTCTGCAAGATGCTATGTGCATATTCGATTTGAGTGATATAGGCGATGGAATGGGCAAATGccttattttgaaaatagaatCTGTAGTTTCTAAAATTGAATCTGTCTTAAAAAGTGGATCATCtcttcattttgaattttgtgaGATTCCTGAACTTCAAGGTGCACATTCTACCCTGCAATGGTGCAAGAAGGTGCTTTCTTTCTGCTCTGGTGCTCCTGCTTTTGAG GATGTTGAGAGCTTGATGAAGGTTTCAGAGCAACTTCCCCATAAATGTGCCTCTGGTCCCTTGTGTAGTTCGTTGATCGATGGGGTTAAATGGCTAAAGAAAGCCTTAAAGGCCATTGCTGCGccacaaaatttcaaaagatgCAAGCTGAGTGATGCTGAAGAAGTTCTTGCGGACTCTCag CATGTTAAAGTCTCCTTTCCGGTGATGGTTGGTCAACTTCAAAATTCTATTCAGAAACACAA GCTGTGGCAAGAACAGGTGCTTCAGTTTTTCAATCGTAAGTCTGAGGATCGATCTTGGTGTTTAATATTAGAGCTCAAG GAGCTTGGAAATTCTGTTGCTTTCAGTTGCACCGAACTTGATTTGGTCTTATCTAAAGTTGAAAAGATTGAGAAGTGGATGAAACGCTGCATGTTTGTTGTAGGGACTTCAATTGGAGATGAGAAATCTCTGCTTGATGCTTTATGGAAG ATTAAAAAGGATCTAGATAGATCTTTGTACATATATGAAACATCACGTGCCTGCAAAGCAAGAAATTTATGTATCTGCTGCTCCAGTGATGCCGAGGATCTGGTGCTTCTTACTTGTTCAATATGCAAGGACTG CTATCATCTGCGGTGCCTAGGACCAATGGCAACAGATTCAAATCTTGCAGAAGTGTATAGATGCCCCTATTGCCAATTTTTGCAGGGTGGATCAATTTGTCAAAATAAAGGCGGCCTTCTG AAATTTGGAGGGAAGCGTCCTGAATTACAAATGCTCGTTGAACTTCTACATGATGCTGAAGATTTCTTTGTATG GATTGAGGAAAGGGATGCATTGAAGCAACTTGTGGATCAAGCCCTGGCATGCAGATCTTGCTTGACAGAATTAGTTGATTTTGCTTTGGCTTCTTGTGATAAAGATCTCAGCATTGTCTCTGAAAAACTAACTATTGCCATGAAG GCCATTGAAGTTGCGGGTCTCTATGATCAGCTGGGTAATCGCAACCTTGATCTAGCATTAGCAAGATTCTCATGGAGCTTTAAAGTCAACATACTATTACAGAGTTTGCATAAGCCCACAATCCAACAGATTCAGCAGCATTTGAAAGAG GGTCTGGCTATGAACATTCCACCTGAAGATCAGTATAGGCAAAGACTGACCGAAGTGAAGTGCATTGGCTTACAGTGGGCAGAACATGCCAAGAAG GTTGCGGCAGATTCTGGGGATCTCAGCTTAGATAAAGTTTTCGAACTTATTGCGGAAGGTGAAAGTTTGCCTGTTTGTGTGGAGAAGGAGATTAAG TTACTAAGAGCTCGAAGTATGCTTTATTGCATTTGTCGAAAGCCTTATGATCAGAGAGCAATGATTGCTTGTGATGTCTGTGATGAGTGGTACCATTTTGATTGCATTAAATTACATTCCGCACCAAAGGTCTACATTTGTCCTGCATGTAAGCCTCAGAGAGGAGACTTGTCCGCATTACAATCGGTGGACCATGATAG TTCAATCCGTGCCAAATTGGCTGTGCCTAAGACACCTTTTCCGGAAAAAACAGGTTCGATAAAGAAGTCGAGAAAAGCTGATTCTAGCCCAAGGCAAAAGATCCTTCCAATTACAGATCAAAACAACAGTTTGAGGATTGGGAATGAACATTTATGGTGGAGAACTCGGAAGCCTTTCAGAAGAGCATCTAAAAAACGTGCTGAGCTTAGTAGTCTTTGTCCatttttccatattcaaaaATAG